tatccccttacctgtttcctaagaAGCCTGTgaaaaaatcctaaaccacacCCGCGTCGTTTAGAACTCCAAATCCTGAAATCGCAttatccccagttcaatcaacacAACCCCAATttatttatcatctaacacatttcctgggTCCACATTTCCCAGgtaatcatttaaaccctaaaataactcacttaccttgattttggagttgtgcccaaggactccaaatcaaaaATCCGCTTAGGTCAACTTACAAAGAATCACCCCAgaatcatcgtggtaacttcttaTCATCGATTCTGGAAAGAATCGAGCCgaaattaaagagagaagggagagggaacTGAAAGTTAGAGAGAGTGTGTGAAGATAAACGAAACCCTCGctaaaaatctaatttgaacCTTTATATAGAtggttgtccacgtggcctcattgatgagtcatagaagggcgttcgtcgacgaagaatggGTTCGTAGACAAGTCATAGAAGGCCATTCGTCAAAGAAGAATaatgggttcatcaacgaacccttaatggcctgaaATTCTCTGCTCTTggtatcctctcgtcgacgagacacgtgtactcatcaACGAAACCAAGaagggcgttcgtcgatgaagacaatgagttcgtcgacgagtccctactgacactccttttaaatttcttttccccttcttttctttttctttcctttcctttattattttcataaataaaattttccaggtctctacattccctcctccttataaaatttcatcctcgaaattcgctatTTATCTCATGCATCAATCTCCGAGAAAAAATCCACTATGAtcttattatttaccctcacttatggcggaggaataccgtggttacatttacggtcctaggagattacaataactaaacaaaactctcccaaaaccatcaAAACAACAAACTATTACATACAACTGTTTAACCTGCACAAAATCTACTTacttacatgatttcttacctgaACCCTTACCTTTCTCTGGCTTATACTAGATCCCACTAaaacagatgtgggtacttcttGTAGACAGCCAAATTTTAACCAGACCTTTCTAAGAAAACCTGTTGTACTTAGAAGTCGAATTTTTATCCTAGGAATGAGAGGACCCGACCAAGTCCCGACTATTTTAAAGTGAGTCCcgatattttaaaattgagtcccaaTTCTTAAATCGAGTcttgggtattttaaattgatttccaacatatttcaaatttgaatcttttatttttgaagtccctatatttttaaattgagccCGGATATTTTAGTTTGAGTCTTTCATTTTTCGAAATTTTGATTGAGTCCCAAAATTTTTTAGATCGAGtctttatttttatcttttattttttgggttttatgttagcaagaaaataaaaataataaaaaagaaaacaagatgGGGAGCTTAGGGTTTTAGATATTTAGGATTTGTTTTTCTTTCATAAATAGGAAGTTTGCAAGGGGCATTCAcggctggggggggggggggggggggggggggggggggtgggccGCGGGGCAGTGGGTGGAGGCGTGGGTGGTTGTGTGGAGGGGACACCTCCCTCTCTCCCATTCTTTCACGCACACTTTCTCCCATCTCCCTCAATCTCCCAGCTTCACCTCACCTCATGCACAGACAGCCTTGCCCATCTCTGGCCATCATCTCTCCATTCTCGCAGCAACACAGCGGCGTCATCTCCGGCAATCACCCTGAAATCCAAATTTCCAGCAAGCCGAAGCTTTCATCCTCCCACGCACCAGCAAATTTCTCGCGCACGAGCATATTTCTCATGGCCACAGCTGCTCATCTCAGCCTGCCCAGAGCAGAAATTCTGGCCACAAGTCCCGACGTCGCTGGCTCCACGCGCTGTCTCTGTCGCCGTTGCCGCTCCCTACACCACAGACCAGCCTCGTCTCCATCACCGTCACCCCAGCACCGTCGCTGTCGCCTTCCGCCACACACCACACAGCCGGTAGCCTTCGCCCTCACCAGCTCCAGCGGCACCCGTCGTGAGTTCTCTGCTTGTGAACACCCCACACACAGCAAATACACACACCAAACACAAAAACACACGCACCATACACACACATAGAagacacatacacacacacacagagtaaaCAAACAAACACACACTGCCTGCCAACACACACATGAcgtattacttttttttttcaattttatcgtgtgtttttttttttttttttttttttactgtaatgtttgtttaaataataatatccatGCTTATTTTAGCATATTGTGAGATATTgtaatatttgtttatttttgcatgcatatatatatagatatatattttttgatttgGTTTAGATGTTAACATTTAAGGGTAGGTTTTTATGGTATATGCGTGGGtggtatttgattttttttatatggttattattattgctattatacATGTTTAtcaatattatgttcatgctGCATTCGTTATTATTGTATAacgttatacatgtttatatgtgggttctaatatttaaagtttaagttttatcatatatttatcttgtattattgtcaaaatgtttatatgtgggttctaatatttaaaacttaagtttttattgtatatgtgtgagtggtatttgatattgtatattattgttaaagttctttttttttcctcttattgtcatgtatttattgtttttataatacttattgattatatattcagttttttttttttttccaccatGTTTGTTATTTATATAGCATTTAGgatttttgattattattatttatgattgtaattattttatgttattatttaagcatgtttAAGATTTCGATTGGTTTCCATGTTAGGCTTAATTGCTTCCACGTGGCTTGTGTATTAATTTTAGgataaatatgtttctatattaCTATCCCATGTTTTCATATTAATtgcacattgatttattttaggcTTCGAATTACTTccatattattatatattattcttTTTAGGGTTGGATTGACGTTGTATATTTAGAGTTTGTCTTGTTTCACTTCCATAATTATGTCTTACTTATTTCCGTGTTTGTC
This Malania oleifera isolate guangnan ecotype guangnan chromosome 11, ASM2987363v1, whole genome shotgun sequence DNA region includes the following protein-coding sequences:
- the LOC131143461 gene encoding uncharacterized protein LOC131143461 isoform X2 translates to MHRQPCPSLAIISPFSQQHSGVISGNHPEIQISSKPKLSSSHAPANFSRTSIFLMATAAHLSLPRAEILATSPDVAGSTRCLCRRCRSLHHRPASSPSPSPQHRRCRLPPHTTQPVAFALTSSSGTRPLIKMIQNSREK
- the LOC131143461 gene encoding uncharacterized protein LOC131143461 isoform X1, producing the protein MHRQPCPSLAIISPFSQQHSGVISGNHPEIQISSKPKLSSSHAPANFSRTSIFLMATAAHLSLPRAEILATSPDVAGSTRCLCRRCRSLHHRPASSPSPSPQHRRCRLPPHTTQPVAFALTSSSGTRRMKANSLWQLKFGDPLVQCINLHPPNEIPPKPPPNNCDAFLSLLFILFTLFYF